The Schistocerca gregaria isolate iqSchGreg1 unplaced genomic scaffold, iqSchGreg1.2 ptg000744l, whole genome shotgun sequence genomic interval CGGCTTTGTAGGGGTAGGGTGGGGTGTAGGCGAAGCCGGGGGCGTTAGAGAAGGAGTGGGATTGGTTGGGGGGGAGGGAGCTGAGGTTGGAGGGTGGGAAGGGCTGGGTGGGGTAGGTGCGGGGGACGATGACGCCGGGGGGGGTAGGAGGCGAAGGGGATGTAGTGGTTGGAGGTGGTGGGGTTGTAGTCGGTGTATGGAGGTTGGAGGTGAGAGTTGGAGGGGTTGTTGAGGGTGTTGAATGGGGAGGTGGTGGACCCGGAGGTGGAGGAGGGCGAGTTGGTGGAGGAGGACGAGGACGAGCTGCCGGCGGAGCTGGAGGGGGGTCCGAGGTGAGGGGGGTAAGAGTAGGGGTGGTGGGAGGTGCTCGAGGGGTTCGAGGAGTTCGACATAGCGGAAGGGTTCGAGGTGGGGGGGGGTTGGACGGCGGGGCTCAGGGGTTTTTCTGGATGGATGGGGTGACAGGTGGAAGTGGGGGTCGGGCCCGCTGGGGGGGGCGTCCATGTTGCCGGAGAACAGGGGGCTGCCCTTGCCGCTGGGGTTTTGGTGTCCTGGCACGTTTCTGAGGGGGGGTTGCTGGGGCAGGGCGGCTTGGGAGGGCTGGAGTCCTGGTTGCTGCAGAGGGGGTTGGGAGCCGGACTGGGGGGGCTGGAGGGCCTGTTGGGATGCGCCCGCTTGCTGGGAGGTGGAGGATTGGGGGAGCGGCGGTTGGGGGGCGGAGGATTGGGGGATGGGCTGTTGAAGGGCCGGTTGGGGCGGCGGGTGTTGGGGTGCTTGTGGTCCGCGTTGGGGTCCGGGAAGGGACCAGACCATCATGGACGGCTCGCTCCAGTACTGGGGGATCATGCCGCGGGTGTGGTCCATGGTGTCGTAGACGAAGGGAGAGATGAAGTGGGGGATGACGAGCGGGAGAGGGGGATAGGAGTAGGGAGAGATCATGGGAGACGTCGTTCCTCCGTAGCGGTGTTGGTTGCCGCCGTTGCCGTCGGCGTTGGCGGAGCTGGATTGAGCGGCGCTCGGGTGAGAGGAGGCGGAGTGAGAGAGAGCGGAGGTGAGGTTGCTCTCGAGACCCGCGTTGCTGGCCGGGAGGTTGTAGGAGGCCGGATGGAGGGTGTGAGGAGACCCGGACGCGGCGGAAGAGGCGTGAAAGTGGCGGTAGTTCTTGTTGTTAAAGAGCAGGGAGGAGTTGAGAGAAGAGGAGGCGCCGCCGGACGAGGAGGGGGCGAGCGTCGAGGAGGCGGCGCTCGTAGCCAGGACGTCGTTGAAGGGGACGGGGGCGAGTTGAGAGTGATTGCGGTTGTTGCCGCTGCCCCCGTTCCTAACGGGAACCGATCCAGAATAGCGTTGGCCGTTGTCCGGGGAAGCGCCGGCATTGGGCGCGTGCTTCTTGCTGGACGACGGCGTGCCGTGGAAAGAGGGCGACGGCTGAACCGACGGTGAGGACGCGCCCTGTTGCTGTTCGCCGTTGCCGGTCGCATCTCTCCTGGTCATCACCGTCTTGGATATGAACCCCTTCCTGGGGCTGAAGTCGGACAACGGCAGCACGTCGGCGGCGGGCGCGAAGTCGCTCGGCATGATGACCTTCGCCCTCGCCGGTTGCTGACACGCCCCCTCCGGACTGGCAGAAGACTTGGCGTCCGCGCCGGCCGACTCCGCAGCGACCGAGTCGGCCTCCGATTCCGCGACGGAAACCGCGACGGAAAACAAAAAAGACTCTTCGGACTTGGCCACCTCGGACTCTTTTTCCGCAACTCTCCTCGGCTCTCCCTCCTCGGTCCCTCCGACCTCGCCGGACCCAGGCGGTTGGAGGCGCTCGGACCGATCCTCCGCCTCCAAAACGCCGACCCGGTGATACTCCTCCCTCTTGGACTTGTACCTCTTCTCCGCGTCGGCCGGCTCAAACCTCACGCCACCTCGACCCCTAGCGGGCGCCGCCGCTCCCTGACGCACCACGTATCCGCACCTCCTAGCAGGCTGACCCCTAGCCCGTTGAACAGAAGACCTTCTGGGCGACCGATTCCTACTCGACTCCTGgtcgccccctctcccccccaccgcCACCTCCCGGCGGTCCTGTCTCCTCTCCACTCGCCCAGACTCCGACTCCTCCTGCCTCTCGACGCCCGGCGCCTCCCCAGACACAACGTGGTTCCACAGCTTCGCCTGACCGCTCGCCCCAGGAGACGCCTTCAACGACAACTTGCACATCTCGCTCTCGACCTTCGCCGTCTCCCCCTCCACCACCCCCTCGGCTCCCTCCCCTCCTGGTCCTCCCTAACCTCCACCCTGTATCTATACCCCTGCTGCTGGCCCCCCTTCCCCAACTTCGCTCTCGCGGGCGCGCCAACTCGACCCTccttcttcctcctccccccctgtcTCGACTCGACCCTCGCCTCCTTGACTCCCTGCCTCTTCTTGACATCCGGCTGCGCCTCCACTCGACTCTCCGCCTGTTTCAGCGCCAAACAATCATCAGTCTCTCTCCCCAACGCGCCCGCGCACACACGCCCCCCCACccaaacacacacgctcgcacacacacaacCCTCGCCGCCGCCCGACCCCCCCGcgccccccctcgcccccctcacCGCCCGCGCGCCAAACGCGCCCCGCCCAAAAACGCACTCTCCCCCCCACCTACGCACCTTTTTCTTTCCCACCTGCGTCCACTCTTCGGGCTGCTCCTGCGCCGGCGCTACACCCATTCGAACGCAAACCCGTCAGCAAAACCGCCCTCTCGAAAACCCCAACACCGCTCCCTCCaaaacccccacccctcccccctctctccgcgccgcgcccccccccccaccacccccctctctccccgcCTCGCCCCCCCCCACTCACGTACCCACTAAAATTTCCAGTGCCACCGCCTGATAATCGTTGTTGCTGCACCTCAGCCTCGAGACGACGTCCTCGGCCGGCCACGCCGCCTTCTCGTTCTCTCTCAAAAACTCGTTAATCTTGTTCACCAACACCTGCTCCTCGCTGGTAATGTTCAGCAGCTGCTGGATATTCCGCGTGTGCAACACGTTAGCCAGCGGAACAACCGGTTCGTCCACCATGGCTCTGGCACGTATATGAAAACGCAATGAACCCAAACGACTTTTTCACTCAAAATAATATAACCCTAAATTCAGAAAAATTATAACTCGAAAACTATCTTATGTACGCAAATTTTTCCCACGCACCTTCTCCCCCTCAATCTCAAAACTTTTATCCGCAGCACAATACCCACCGCCCCCCCATCACCGCGCTTCGACCTCTCTGTCCCCCCCCCTGTGCACCCGCGTGTACACACCGCTCCACCTCTCTTCATTCACGTACCGTCTAACACACGCCACACACACGTCGGCCAGTGGCCGTCCCCTGTCCTCGACCGCCGGGCACGTCACACCGCCGCCCTCCTCCATGGCCAACGCTGAGCTATCCTCCACTTCAGTACGGCTCTGCGCGTCGCGCGCGGCCTAATTCCTCCCCCCAGGCGCCCGCGCTCGCGAATTTGCTCTACCTCAGCGAACTCaccccccccttttctctctgtCTTCGCGCGTTCGTCAGAATGACCCCCTCGCGCTCTTCCTAAACAGCGTCATCGAACGGTACTGTGCTCCTCGCGCGCCCCCGCGCTCCCCCCCCCCTGTTGCTCGCTCACCCACTTCTCCCCCCTCTAGAGTCTCTGGCATTCGCTGCATCGCCCTCTACGACCAAGACGGCATCCTCATCAAAGCAGGGCACGCACTCGTTCCACCttgcgccccccctccccccccgctctTTCGCTCACCACCCCTCTCTCCCCCTCGCAGTCCCCCAGAGCGAGGCCCCGCACCACAACTTCAAGCCGCTCGCCACCAACTTCGTCTGCGCTTGCGACCAACTCCTAAAAATCGGACTGGGCCAAAACAAGTCCATGACTTTTTGCTACGACGACAAGTGCATCGTCCAATTTTGGGCGTTCCCCGCTCATCGTCACCATTGTCGCCGAAACTTCCGCAAACCTAGGCCTCGTCTCGGAACTCGAGGACAGGATATCGGAGGCGATGGACCCGCTCAGGAAACAACTCCTCTAACCCTCGAAGGACGGGACGCGGCCCTTGTTCCTGCTCCTATCGCGTTCGAAAAATGCGCTCTCTCCGTCGACGCGCCCCATCGCTCCCACTCAAAAAGTCGGCGCGCCCGCCACACCTGTAAACAATAAACTCTTTCGCTTCCTCAGACCCGCCCCTGCGCGCCTCAAGGACCCCAAGGACCGGCCTGGTCGCGAAAACGAGAACGAAAAACCAACGCGGGGACCGACGAGTCGCTCGAGACGCCGCCCACACGGATTTGATGTGACTCTTCTGTGTGTAGAGGAGGGCGTACAACAGCGTACAACAGGTCGGGTGGtggaaattctgttttttttttttttttttattggttgttCACGCGTGCCTTGTTTTGCGCCTGGATGAGGCGAACTTTCGACTGGACGGAATGCCGGTTCGTGGCGTGAGAGGAATACAGAGAAATTTGGTTACCGACGAGAAGGGGAACGAAGGAGAAGGGCGCGACCTGGAGGGTGAAGTAGAACAACGGGGGCAAAAGGGAACTAGACAGAATGGACTGGAGCACGTGGTAGTGGTCCGGCGAGAGCCAATCGGTCGAATGGGCAGAGTACAAATGCCAGAGAATGCACAGGAAGGAAGTGCCCGCGAACGCTGGAAGCGTCGCGTGGGTAAGGACATACGGGGCTAGACGAGACGGAG includes:
- the LOC126320771 gene encoding mucin-1-like, whose amino-acid sequence is MVDEPVVPLANVLHTRNIQQLLNITSEEQVLVNKINEFLRENEKAAWPAEDVVSRLRCSNNDYQAVALEILVAPAQEQPEEWTQVGKKKAESRVEAQPDVKKRQGVKEARVESRQGGRRKKEGRVGAPARAKLGKGGQQQGYRYRVEASPGASGQAKLWNHVVSGEAPGVERQEESESGRVERRQDRREVAVGGRGGDQESSRNRSPRRSSVQRARGQPARRCGYVVRQGAAAPARGRGGVRFEPADAEKRYKSKREEYHRVGVLEAEDRSERLQPPGSGEVGGTEEGEPRRVAEKESEVAKSEESFLFSVAVSVAESEADSVAAESAGADAKSSASPEGACQQPARAKVIMPSDFAPAADVLPLSDFSPRKGFISKTVMTRRDATGNGEQQQGASSPSVQPSPSFHGTPSSSKKHAPNAGASPDNGQRYSGSVPVRNGGSGNNRNHSQLAPVPFNDVLATSAASSTLAPSSSGGASSSLNSSLLFNNKNYRHFHASSAASGSPHTLHPASYNLPASNAGLESNLTSALSHSASSHPSAAQSSSANADGNGGNQHRYGGTTSPMISPYSYPPLPLVIPHFISPFVYDTMDHTRGMIPQYWSEPSMMVWSLPGPQRGPQAPQHPPPQPALQQPIPQSSAPQPPLPQSSTSQQAGASQQALQPPQSGSQPPLQQPGLQPSQAALPQQPPLRNVPGHQNPSGKGSPLFSGNMDAPPSGPDPHFHLSPHPSRKTPEPRPPPAARPRPPPPTRPPPPPGPPPPHSTPSTTPPTLTSNLHTPTTTPPPPTTTSPSPPTPPGVIVPRTYPTQPFPPSNLSSLPPNQSHSFSNAPGFAYTPPYPYKAALYHQYDEDWNTHNPPSSSAPHNPADCRPQHPSTFAPSEHTSFMSSHNSFYHPAPPHLHLPSNNAPALKVETLPDLSKLGYQPEHSSFML